A portion of the Stella humosa genome contains these proteins:
- a CDS encoding diacylglycerol/lipid kinase family protein, which translates to MTRLGLVHNPRSGRNRSAVAGSRQRAADALGVRFAAPATADELRRDLADFARQGVGIVVIDGGDGTVREVLTQLPAAYGDDLPAVAILASGRTNLVAAAIGTGGRGPAGLKRLAELARRRKLADIVRRRPVLTVSWPDGSRPPVNGLFLGAAAFTRAVGVAQAAMGRSGVARKPAVLLTIAWSLRRALFGTQPAWTAGEPMAVAVDGAAQPAGDRLIFLATTLDRLMLGLWPFWGGGRGAVRFLDVAAEPERLGTALWRVLRGRPAPWMATDYRSGRADSLALTLDRPFILDGEAFAAGVDGRIVIQAGPEFGFVVP; encoded by the coding sequence ATGACGCGGCTGGGGCTCGTGCACAACCCGCGCAGCGGCCGCAACCGGTCGGCGGTGGCCGGCTCGCGCCAGCGCGCGGCCGATGCGCTGGGCGTGCGCTTCGCCGCACCGGCCACGGCCGACGAACTGCGGCGCGACCTGGCCGATTTTGCGCGCCAGGGGGTCGGCATCGTCGTCATCGACGGGGGGGACGGCACGGTGCGCGAGGTGCTGACCCAGTTGCCCGCAGCCTATGGCGACGACCTGCCGGCCGTGGCCATCCTGGCATCCGGCCGCACCAACCTGGTGGCGGCCGCCATCGGCACCGGCGGGCGCGGCCCGGCCGGGCTGAAGCGGTTGGCCGAGCTGGCGCGCCGGCGCAAGCTGGCCGACATCGTGCGCCGGCGCCCGGTGCTGACCGTATCCTGGCCGGATGGGTCGCGCCCGCCGGTCAACGGGCTCTTCCTGGGAGCGGCAGCCTTCACCCGCGCCGTCGGCGTGGCGCAGGCGGCGATGGGGCGCAGCGGCGTCGCCCGCAAGCCGGCCGTCCTGCTGACCATCGCCTGGTCGTTGCGCCGCGCCCTGTTCGGGACGCAGCCGGCCTGGACGGCAGGGGAGCCGATGGCCGTTGCCGTCGACGGGGCCGCCCAGCCGGCGGGCGATCGCCTCATTTTCCTCGCCACCACGCTCGACCGGCTGATGCTGGGGCTCTGGCCATTCTGGGGCGGCGGGCGGGGGGCTGTCCGCTTCCTCGACGTCGCAGCCGAGCCGGAGCGCCTGGGCACGGCCCTGTGGCGCGTCCTGCGCGGCCGCCCGGCGCCCTGGATGGCGACAGATTATCGCAGTGGCCGGGCCGACAGCCTGGCCCTAACCCTGGACCGGCCCTTCATCCTCGACGGCGAGGCCTTCGCGGCGGGCGTCGATGGCCGGATCGTCATCCAGGCCGGCCCTGAATTCGGATTCGTCGTGCCATGA
- the spt gene encoding serine palmitoyltransferase gives MMAILEKFAHLRGAYQELRSQGSDPFAVRFDRILSPTEGLRGSKRTILFGTNNYLGLTFDASCIEAGIDQLQQSGTGTTGSRIANGSYDGHTRLERELADYYGRAHGMVFTTGYQANLGIISTLVAKGDYLIIDADSHASIYDGARLGTAQVIRFRHNDPEDLRKRLARLPATGSKLIVVEGIYSMLGDAAPLREIAAVKAEAGAYLLVDEAHSLGVLGQKGRGLAEAAGVEDEVDFIVGTFSKTLGTIGGFCVSDLEDFDVLRVACRPYMFTASLPPSLVASTLQALKRLRTDPGLRARLRANSRRFHAGLEQLGFRLGSEPSPIVAVIQEDRDLAVAFWNRLLESGLYVNLALPPATPNGSAILRCSVSAAHSTQQIDTAIAMFAAVGEELGVLAPQPMAATG, from the coding sequence ATGATGGCGATCCTCGAGAAGTTCGCTCACCTGCGCGGCGCATACCAGGAGTTGAGAAGCCAGGGCAGCGACCCGTTCGCCGTCCGCTTCGACCGCATCCTGTCCCCGACCGAAGGCCTGCGCGGCAGCAAGCGCACCATTCTCTTCGGCACGAACAACTATCTGGGCCTGACCTTCGACGCGTCCTGCATCGAGGCCGGGATCGACCAGTTGCAGCAGTCCGGCACCGGCACCACGGGCTCGCGCATCGCCAACGGCAGCTATGACGGCCACACCCGGCTGGAGCGCGAGTTGGCCGACTATTACGGTCGCGCCCATGGCATGGTGTTCACCACCGGCTACCAGGCGAACCTGGGCATCATCTCGACGCTGGTCGCCAAGGGCGACTACCTGATCATCGACGCCGACAGCCACGCCAGCATCTATGACGGCGCGCGGCTGGGCACGGCCCAGGTCATCCGCTTCCGCCACAATGACCCCGAGGACCTGCGCAAGCGGCTGGCCCGCCTGCCCGCCACCGGCAGCAAGCTGATCGTGGTCGAGGGCATCTATTCCATGCTGGGCGACGCCGCGCCCTTGCGCGAGATCGCGGCGGTCAAAGCCGAGGCCGGCGCCTATCTGCTGGTCGACGAGGCGCACTCGCTGGGCGTGCTGGGCCAGAAGGGCCGCGGCCTGGCCGAGGCGGCCGGCGTCGAGGACGAGGTCGACTTCATCGTCGGCACCTTCTCCAAGACGCTGGGCACGATCGGCGGCTTCTGCGTCTCCGACCTTGAGGATTTCGACGTCCTGCGGGTCGCCTGCCGGCCCTATATGTTCACGGCCTCGCTGCCGCCGTCGCTGGTTGCCTCCACCTTGCAGGCGCTGAAGCGGCTGCGCACGGACCCCGGCCTGCGGGCACGGCTGCGCGCCAATTCCCGCCGCTTCCATGCGGGCCTGGAGCAGCTTGGCTTCCGCCTCGGCTCCGAGCCGAGCCCGATCGTGGCCGTGATCCAGGAAGACCGCGACCTCGCGGTCGCCTTCTGGAACCGGCTGCTGGAGAGCGGGCTCTACGTCAACCTGGCGCTGCCGCCGGCGACGCCGAACGGCTCGGCGATTCTGCGCTGCAGCGTCAGCGCTGCCCATTCCACGCAGCAGATCGACACGGCCATCGCCATGTTCGCGGCCGTGGGCGAGGAACTGGGCGTGCTGGCCCCGCAGCCGATGGCTGCCACCGGCTGA
- a CDS encoding acyl carrier protein: MQSIEALEERIIAELRSVVEQNIPISKTTDISRDLGLDSLTIMNFVMKLEDAFDISIPLEMLPEIQTVADLARTIQDIQSKA; encoded by the coding sequence ATGCAGTCTATAGAAGCACTAGAGGAACGGATCATCGCCGAGCTCCGATCGGTCGTCGAACAGAACATCCCGATCAGCAAGACTACAGACATCTCCAGGGACCTAGGACTGGATTCGTTGACCATCATGAACTTCGTGATGAAGCTTGAGGACGCCTTCGATATTTCCATTCCCTTGGAAATGTTGCCGGAGATCCAGACCGTCGCCGACCTTGCCCGCACGATCCAAGACATTCAATCGAAGGCCTGA
- a CDS encoding NAD-dependent epimerase/dehydratase family protein translates to MDRARPVAAVTGATGFLGRPLVQALDACGYQVRILARRDPVDARWQDLALEVVPGGLGDAGALARLVSGAAVIVHAAGLVKAGRDQDLFAVNRDGTARLADAVRRHGATARLVLVSSLAARAPHLSAYAASKAAGEAAVIAALPPDQWLILRPTAIYGPGDRELLPFFQIARRGLMPMLGRPEARLTLLHVEDAAAMIASLAGDAPPGRIHALADGRPEGYGWTDVAAAMGAALGRPLRRLPIPVPALALLALGVSAIARATGRPAAMSPAKIREIAHPDWSIGADELPPAGMTIAKTQLTEGFRQTVEWYRVKNLLY, encoded by the coding sequence ATGGACAGGGCCCGGCCAGTCGCCGCGGTCACGGGCGCCACGGGGTTTCTCGGCCGGCCGCTGGTGCAGGCACTCGACGCCTGCGGCTACCAGGTGCGCATCCTGGCCCGCCGCGACCCGGTGGACGCCCGCTGGCAAGACCTGGCGCTGGAGGTGGTGCCGGGCGGCCTGGGCGATGCCGGGGCGCTGGCGCGGCTGGTGTCGGGTGCCGCGGTCATCGTCCATGCCGCGGGCCTGGTGAAGGCCGGCCGCGACCAGGACCTTTTCGCCGTCAACCGCGACGGGACCGCTCGGCTGGCGGACGCCGTGCGCCGGCATGGCGCAACGGCGCGCCTGGTGCTGGTTTCCAGCCTGGCCGCCCGGGCGCCGCACCTGTCGGCCTACGCCGCCAGCAAGGCCGCGGGCGAGGCCGCGGTGATCGCGGCGCTGCCGCCGGACCAATGGTTGATCCTGCGCCCGACCGCGATCTATGGGCCAGGCGACCGCGAGCTGCTGCCCTTCTTCCAGATCGCCCGCCGCGGCCTGATGCCGATGCTGGGCCGGCCCGAAGCCCGGTTGACCCTGCTGCATGTCGAGGACGCCGCCGCCATGATCGCCAGCCTGGCCGGCGATGCCCCGCCCGGCCGGATCCACGCCCTGGCCGATGGCCGGCCCGAAGGATATGGCTGGACGGATGTGGCGGCCGCGATGGGCGCCGCCCTCGGCCGGCCGCTGCGGCGATTGCCCATACCGGTGCCGGCGCTCGCCCTGCTCGCGCTCGGCGTTAGTGCCATCGCCCGCGCCACCGGCCGGCCGGCGGCGATGTCGCCCGCCAAGATCCGCGAGATCGCCCATCCCGACTGGAGCATCGGCGCGGACGAGCTGCCCCCCGCTGGAATGACTATTGCGAAGACGCAGTTGACCGAGGGATTCCGGCAAACCGTTGAGTGGTATCGAGTTAAGAACTTACTGTATTGA
- a CDS encoding fatty acyl-AMP ligase, whose protein sequence is MILPTPTASGLACQRTASFETIQEALEYAAGGRSGLNFYSGRGQLVETLPYAQLRADAIDLARTLLAAGLAPGERVALVAETDGDFVRAFFACLHAGLIPVPLPLPTTVGGKDGYIANLRRMTQSAGAVAALGPASLDGWLRLAVDGLPMKLLGTVAELRAAGGQGPGLPAADPEALLYLQFSSGSTRFPLGISVTQRALMANARAISAHGLRTTADDRCVSWLPFYHDMGLVGFLLAPMLTQLSVDLLPTREFARRPLLWLDLIGRNGGTISYSPTFGYELCARRAETASIENLDLGRWRVAGVGGDMIRPARLQAFSDTFAARGFGARAFLASYGMAEATLALSFAPLDRGLVTERVDTDRLERDGSAATPAADAPRARDFVRCGPVLPGHAMEVRGPGGAVLPERQVGRIFARGPSLMDAYFDRPDETLLVMSADGWLDTGDLGFMADGEIVITGRAKDLILINGRNVWPQDLEWTIETEIALLRTGDVVAFALDTAAEEQVVVLVQCRPVDQAERAALQEEIVRLIRARHSIEVSVTLVPPRSLPQTSSGKLSRAQAREIYRSGAFTPAEAARAAV, encoded by the coding sequence ATGATCCTTCCCACCCCGACCGCCAGCGGGCTTGCCTGCCAGCGCACAGCCAGCTTCGAGACCATCCAGGAAGCCCTGGAATATGCCGCCGGCGGCAGATCGGGGCTGAACTTCTATTCCGGCCGCGGCCAGCTCGTGGAAACCCTGCCCTATGCCCAACTCCGGGCGGACGCGATCGACCTTGCCCGCACGCTGCTGGCGGCAGGGCTGGCGCCGGGAGAGCGGGTGGCCCTGGTCGCCGAGACCGACGGCGACTTCGTTCGCGCCTTCTTCGCCTGCCTGCATGCGGGCCTGATCCCGGTGCCGCTGCCGCTGCCGACGACGGTCGGCGGCAAGGACGGCTACATCGCCAACCTGCGCCGCATGACGCAATCGGCCGGCGCGGTGGCAGCCCTGGGTCCGGCGTCGCTCGATGGCTGGCTGCGCCTGGCCGTGGACGGGCTGCCGATGAAGCTGCTGGGCACCGTGGCCGAATTGCGGGCGGCCGGCGGCCAGGGCCCGGGCCTGCCCGCGGCCGACCCGGAAGCCCTGCTCTACCTGCAATTCTCATCCGGCAGCACGCGCTTCCCGCTCGGCATCTCGGTCACCCAGCGCGCGCTGATGGCCAACGCGCGCGCGATCAGCGCCCATGGGCTGCGGACGACGGCGGACGACCGCTGCGTTTCGTGGCTGCCGTTCTATCACGACATGGGACTGGTCGGCTTCCTGCTGGCGCCGATGCTGACGCAGCTTTCCGTCGACCTGCTGCCGACGCGCGAGTTCGCCCGCCGGCCGCTGCTGTGGCTCGACCTGATCGGCCGCAATGGCGGCACCATCTCCTACAGCCCGACCTTCGGCTACGAGTTGTGCGCCAGGCGGGCCGAGACCGCCTCCATCGAAAACCTCGACCTCGGCCGCTGGCGGGTCGCCGGCGTGGGCGGCGATATGATCCGGCCGGCCCGCTTGCAGGCTTTCTCCGATACGTTCGCCGCGCGCGGCTTCGGCGCCCGCGCCTTCCTGGCCAGCTACGGCATGGCCGAGGCGACGCTGGCGCTGAGCTTCGCCCCGCTCGACCGGGGCCTCGTCACCGAGCGCGTCGACACCGACCGGCTGGAGCGCGACGGGTCGGCCGCCACGCCCGCCGCCGATGCCCCCCGCGCGCGCGATTTCGTGCGCTGCGGCCCGGTCCTGCCCGGCCACGCCATGGAAGTGCGCGGCCCCGGCGGCGCGGTGCTGCCGGAGCGGCAGGTCGGCCGCATCTTCGCCCGCGGCCCCAGCCTGATGGATGCCTATTTCGACCGACCGGACGAGACCCTGCTGGTCATGTCGGCGGACGGCTGGCTCGATACCGGCGACCTCGGCTTCATGGCCGATGGCGAGATCGTCATCACCGGGCGGGCCAAGGACCTGATCCTGATCAACGGCCGCAACGTCTGGCCGCAGGACCTGGAATGGACGATCGAGACCGAGATCGCCCTGCTCCGCACGGGCGACGTCGTCGCCTTCGCGCTCGACACGGCAGCGGAGGAACAGGTGGTCGTGCTGGTGCAGTGCCGACCCGTCGACCAGGCCGAGCGCGCCGCGCTGCAGGAGGAGATCGTCCGCCTTATCCGCGCGCGCCACAGCATCGAGGTGTCGGTCACGCTGGTGCCGCCCCGCAGCCTGCCGCAGACCTCGTCGGGCAAGCTGAGCCGGGCGCAGGCGCGCGAGATCTATCGCAGCGGCGCCTTCACCCCGGCCGAGGCCGCGCGCGCGGCCGTCTGA
- a CDS encoding lipopolysaccharide biosynthesis protein yields MTDEPATAGAPSLAVARRGMLRGVLANASVLLAGKSVGAVLSLAYMALAARTLGIEQFGVLILIHAFAQTVSEISKFQSWQAIIHYGTVPLREGRLGDFRRLLRFSLRLDLYSAIAGMLLGVAGAAWLGPWLGWTPAAVPAAMLYTTSVAFMVAATPTGVLRLVDRFDLMAVQGNVASLVRLVGAGFAFVLGGDLLVFLAVWYGASLLSCATLFGCAWQQLGRRGWLAAMPAGGPRGAAGFPGLWKFVWTTNLNSTLNIGFKQLTVLMIGAMLGAREAALFRVARQVGDAIAKPARLLVPALYPELADLWASRKLGDLRRLVFQVGVIAAVVALVLVSAVLLTAAPALRLVMGPEFEAGAAIMVWVVAAAAVGVAALPFEPLLISVGEASAALVIRAVTIALYLPAALFLVDRYGLTGAGAGILGGALLLFACQFAAVLRWHHGQSGGGRGRPRAAGPGE; encoded by the coding sequence ATGACTGACGAGCCCGCCACAGCCGGCGCGCCGAGCCTGGCGGTCGCGCGGCGCGGCATGCTGCGGGGCGTGCTGGCCAATGCCTCGGTCCTGCTGGCGGGCAAGTCGGTGGGCGCAGTGCTGAGCCTGGCCTACATGGCCCTGGCCGCGCGCACGCTGGGCATCGAGCAGTTCGGCGTGCTGATCCTGATCCACGCCTTTGCCCAGACCGTGAGCGAGATCAGCAAGTTTCAGTCCTGGCAGGCCATCATCCATTACGGCACCGTGCCCTTGCGCGAGGGCCGGCTGGGCGATTTCCGCCGGCTGCTGCGCTTCAGCCTGCGGCTGGACCTCTACAGCGCCATCGCCGGCATGCTGCTCGGCGTCGCCGGCGCCGCCTGGCTGGGGCCGTGGCTGGGCTGGACGCCCGCCGCCGTGCCGGCCGCCATGCTCTATACCACCTCGGTCGCCTTCATGGTGGCCGCCACGCCGACCGGCGTGCTGCGCCTCGTCGACCGATTCGACCTGATGGCCGTCCAGGGCAATGTCGCCTCCCTCGTGCGCCTGGTCGGGGCCGGATTTGCCTTTGTGCTGGGCGGCGACCTGCTGGTCTTCCTGGCGGTATGGTACGGGGCATCCCTGCTGAGCTGCGCCACGCTCTTCGGCTGCGCCTGGCAGCAGCTCGGCCGGCGCGGCTGGCTTGCCGCCATGCCGGCCGGCGGCCCCCGCGGGGCCGCCGGCTTTCCCGGCCTGTGGAAGTTCGTCTGGACCACCAACCTCAACAGCACGCTCAATATCGGCTTCAAGCAACTGACGGTGCTGATGATCGGCGCCATGCTGGGCGCGCGCGAGGCGGCCCTCTTCCGTGTCGCCCGGCAGGTCGGCGACGCCATCGCCAAGCCCGCCCGCCTGCTGGTGCCAGCCCTCTATCCCGAACTGGCCGACCTGTGGGCCAGCCGCAAGCTGGGCGACCTGCGCCGGCTCGTCTTCCAGGTGGGCGTGATCGCCGCCGTCGTCGCCCTGGTCCTGGTATCGGCCGTGCTGCTGACGGCGGCACCCGCGCTGCGGCTGGTGATGGGGCCGGAGTTCGAGGCGGGTGCGGCGATCATGGTCTGGGTGGTGGCGGCGGCCGCCGTCGGCGTTGCCGCCCTGCCCTTCGAACCGCTGCTGATCTCGGTCGGCGAGGCGTCGGCCGCCCTCGTCATCCGCGCCGTCACCATCGCGCTCTACCTGCCGGCCGCGCTGTTCCTGGTGGACCGCTACGGGCTGACGGGCGCGGGCGCGGGCATTCTGGGCGGCGCTCTGCTATTGTTCGCCTGCCAGTTCGCAGCCGTGCTGCGCTGGCATCACGGCCAGTCGGGGGGCGGCCGGGGGCGGCCGCGTGCCGCCGGGCCGGGCGAATAG
- a CDS encoding HPP family protein translates to MPFPSKLFVPILAGATLRDRVVACAGALAGIGLTGLLSALLLGHGAASPLLVAPMGASAVLLFAVPASPLAQPWSIVGGNVVSALVGVAVGRLLPDPMLAAGVAVALAIGAMSLARCLHPPGGAAALTAILGGPAVTDAGFLFPLVPVGLNALVLVAFGWLFHKLARRSYPHVAASPPASAHGTRDAPPQARMGLQAGDIDGALADLGETFDIDRADLARLLRQAELRALRRASGDLATADIMSRDVIAVREDADPATARTLLLKHGVRTLPVVDGTDRVVGTVGLRELFGPGARVGEVMSDGPTIGPTQPAGLLVAALTDGRTHAVTVVDGERRILGIVTQTDLLAALARNAAAAGPVTASRAAA, encoded by the coding sequence ATGCCCTTCCCATCCAAGCTGTTCGTGCCGATCCTGGCCGGCGCCACGCTGCGCGACCGCGTCGTCGCCTGTGCCGGCGCGCTGGCGGGCATCGGGCTGACGGGGCTGCTGTCGGCCCTGCTGCTCGGCCACGGCGCCGCATCGCCCCTGCTGGTGGCACCAATGGGCGCATCGGCGGTGCTGCTGTTCGCGGTGCCGGCGAGCCCCCTGGCCCAGCCCTGGTCGATCGTCGGCGGCAATGTCGTCTCGGCCCTGGTCGGGGTCGCGGTCGGGCGGCTGCTGCCGGATCCGATGCTGGCGGCGGGCGTGGCCGTGGCCCTGGCGATCGGGGCGATGTCGCTCGCCCGCTGCCTGCACCCGCCGGGCGGGGCGGCGGCGCTGACCGCGATCCTGGGCGGGCCGGCGGTCACCGATGCCGGGTTCCTCTTCCCCCTCGTGCCGGTCGGCCTCAACGCCCTGGTGCTGGTCGCCTTCGGCTGGCTGTTCCACAAGCTGGCGCGGCGGTCCTATCCCCATGTCGCCGCGTCCCCACCCGCCAGCGCGCACGGCACCCGCGACGCCCCGCCCCAGGCCCGCATGGGCCTCCAGGCCGGCGACATCGACGGGGCGCTGGCCGACCTGGGCGAAACCTTCGACATCGATCGTGCCGACCTGGCCCGGCTGCTGCGGCAGGCCGAGCTGCGGGCACTCCGGCGGGCATCGGGCGATCTCGCCACCGCCGATATCATGTCGCGTGATGTTATCGCGGTGCGTGAGGATGCCGACCCGGCCACCGCGCGGACCCTGCTGCTGAAGCACGGCGTGCGCACCCTGCCGGTGGTGGACGGCACCGATCGCGTCGTCGGCACGGTCGGCCTGCGCGAGCTGTTCGGCCCCGGCGCCCGCGTCGGCGAGGTGATGTCGGACGGCCCGACGATCGGTCCCACCCAGCCGGCCGGCCTGCTGGTCGCCGCCCTGACGGACGGGCGGACGCATGCCGTCACGGTCGTCGACGGCGAGCGCCGGATTCTCGGCATCGTCACCCAGACCGACCTGCTGGCGGCACTGGCGCGCAACGCCGCCGCGGCCGGGCCAGTGACGGCCAGCCGGGCGGCCGCCTGA
- a CDS encoding YciI family protein: MLYAVLCYNSEDAVGSWSKEHHDDVMTKLAVVQDGLARAGRLGPVARLLPTTAATTVRKGRDGPLVVDGPFAETKEQLLGFYLIECASLDEALATVRDLAVANPGTGSYEIRPVSMFRPGAVAP; the protein is encoded by the coding sequence ATGCTCTATGCCGTTCTTTGCTACAATTCCGAAGATGCTGTGGGCTCCTGGAGCAAGGAGCATCATGACGACGTCATGACGAAGCTGGCCGTGGTGCAGGACGGGCTGGCGCGTGCCGGCCGGCTGGGTCCCGTCGCCCGCCTGCTGCCGACGACCGCCGCGACCACCGTCCGCAAGGGGCGGGACGGCCCGCTGGTGGTGGACGGCCCCTTCGCCGAGACCAAGGAGCAGTTGCTGGGCTTCTACCTGATCGAATGCGCCTCACTCGACGAGGCGCTGGCGACGGTGCGCGACCTGGCGGTGGCGAACCCCGGCACCGGGTCCTACGAGATCCGGCCGGTGTCGATGTTTCGCCCGGGCGCGGTCGCGCCGTGA
- a CDS encoding RNA polymerase sigma factor: protein MNELGWVEHALVAARPQAVAALLRYFRDLDLAEEAFQDACLRALESWPANGPPRDPAAWLILVGRNRGIDGVRRQSRQEPLPAEEMLSDLGDAEAALAERLDGEGYRDDILRLLFICCHPDLPPTQQIALALRVVCGLPVGRIARAFLVGEAAMEQRITRAKRRIGEAALAFDTPGASERAERLAAVAAMIYLLFNEGYSAGAAEADARGPLCDEAIRLARLLLRLFPAEPEIMGLAALMLLQHSRRDARFDGDGAIVLLEAQDRGRWNRTAIAEGLALLDKALRHRRRGPYQIQAAVAALHARAARPEDTDWPQIAQLYGALETVQPSPVVTLNRAVAVAKVEGPAAALAMIEPLAEALAGYFHFFGLRGWLLQQLGRAAEARVAFCRAIALAGSAAEADHIRRHLDRLERAE, encoded by the coding sequence GTGAACGAACTGGGCTGGGTCGAGCATGCGCTGGTCGCCGCCCGCCCCCAGGCGGTGGCGGCCCTGCTGCGCTATTTCCGCGACCTCGACCTGGCCGAGGAGGCGTTCCAGGACGCCTGCCTGCGCGCGCTCGAATCCTGGCCGGCGAACGGGCCGCCGCGCGATCCGGCCGCCTGGCTGATCCTGGTCGGACGCAACCGCGGCATCGACGGCGTCCGCCGGCAGAGCCGCCAGGAGCCCTTGCCGGCGGAAGAGATGCTGTCCGACCTGGGCGATGCGGAAGCGGCCCTGGCCGAGCGCCTGGACGGCGAGGGCTACCGCGACGATATCCTGCGACTGCTCTTCATCTGTTGCCATCCCGACCTGCCGCCGACGCAGCAGATCGCGCTGGCGCTGCGCGTCGTCTGCGGCCTGCCGGTCGGGCGCATCGCGCGCGCCTTCCTGGTGGGGGAGGCGGCGATGGAGCAGCGCATCACGCGCGCCAAGCGGCGGATCGGCGAGGCTGCCCTGGCCTTCGACACGCCGGGGGCGTCGGAACGGGCGGAGCGGCTGGCAGCCGTCGCCGCCATGATCTACCTGCTGTTCAACGAGGGGTATTCGGCCGGCGCCGCCGAGGCCGATGCCCGCGGCCCGCTGTGCGACGAGGCGATCCGGCTGGCCCGCCTGCTCCTGCGGCTGTTCCCGGCAGAGCCCGAGATCATGGGGCTGGCCGCCCTGATGTTGCTGCAGCATTCCCGCCGCGATGCCCGTTTCGATGGCGACGGCGCCATCGTGCTGCTGGAGGCGCAAGATCGTGGCCGCTGGAACCGCACGGCCATCGCCGAGGGGCTGGCCCTGCTCGACAAGGCGCTGCGCCACCGTCGGCGCGGGCCATACCAGATCCAGGCGGCGGTCGCGGCCCTGCACGCCCGGGCGGCCCGGCCGGAGGACACCGACTGGCCGCAGATCGCCCAGCTCTACGGCGCGCTGGAGACCGTGCAGCCGTCGCCGGTCGTCACCCTCAATCGCGCCGTCGCGGTGGCCAAGGTCGAAGGGCCGGCCGCCGCCCTGGCGATGATCGAACCCCTCGCCGAGGCGCTGGCCGGCTACTTCCACTTCTTCGGCCTGCGCGGCTGGCTGCTGCAACAGCTCGGCCGGGCGGCAGAGGCGCGGGTCGCCTTCTGCCGCGCGATCGCGCTGGCCGGCAGTGCAGCCGAGGCCGACCACATCCGCCGGCATCTGGACCGCCTGGAGCGGGCGGAATGA
- a CDS encoding transporter substrate-binding domain-containing protein, translating into MPAKVTASPEVIAELAPTGTLRAAINMSNFLLVTGRSPTGDPDGVSPDMARAIADRLGVPVSYHPYPKPGELADDVENWDIGLIGAEPQRAARIAFTAAYAEIEATYLVPAGSPITTLAEVDRPGVTIASTGRAAYDLWLERNIRNATVIRTDTLDAALALFVADKLDVLAGLRPRLMADIDTLPGARILDGSFMSVQQAIGTPRGNAAAAQFLAAFVEEAKATGLVASFINGRGVRGLTVAPAA; encoded by the coding sequence ATGCCCGCCAAAGTGACCGCGTCCCCCGAAGTGATCGCCGAGCTCGCCCCTACGGGCACGCTGCGCGCGGCGATCAACATGTCGAACTTCCTGCTGGTGACCGGCCGCAGCCCGACGGGCGATCCCGACGGCGTCTCACCCGACATGGCGCGCGCCATCGCCGACCGTCTGGGCGTGCCGGTGTCCTACCACCCCTATCCCAAGCCGGGCGAACTGGCCGACGACGTCGAGAACTGGGATATCGGCCTGATCGGCGCCGAGCCGCAGCGCGCCGCCAGGATCGCCTTCACCGCCGCCTATGCCGAGATCGAGGCGACCTACCTGGTGCCAGCCGGCTCGCCGATCACGACGCTGGCCGAGGTCGACCGGCCGGGCGTCACGATCGCGTCGACCGGCCGGGCGGCCTACGACCTGTGGCTGGAGCGGAACATCCGCAATGCCACGGTCATCCGCACCGACACCCTGGATGCGGCCCTGGCCCTGTTCGTCGCCGACAAGCTCGACGTGCTGGCCGGCCTGCGCCCGCGCCTGATGGCCGACATCGACACGCTGCCCGGCGCCCGCATCCTCGACGGCAGCTTCATGTCGGTGCAGCAGGCGATCGGCACGCCGCGCGGCAATGCGGCGGCTGCCCAGTTCCTGGCGGCCTTCGTCGAAGAGGCCAAGGCGACCGGGCTGGTCGCCAGCTTCATCAACGGGCGCGGCGTGCGCGGCCTGACGGTGGCGCCCGCCGCCTGA
- a CDS encoding SRPBCC family protein, translated as MDADQPVITEPSLTLVRRIRAPVARVYAAWTDPQLLGLWWGPHHTRVESATLDVRVGGGFRTVLREDNGDRHEVSGVYGVVEPERRLVFSWAWVSTPERVSRVTVTFRPLTDGTEVTVQHDRLADEQSKTGHTRGWTESMERLVRLFIGDAA; from the coding sequence ATGGACGCAGACCAGCCAGTGATCACCGAGCCCAGCCTGACGCTGGTTCGCCGCATCCGGGCGCCCGTGGCCCGGGTCTATGCGGCCTGGACCGATCCGCAGCTTCTGGGCCTGTGGTGGGGGCCGCATCACACGCGGGTGGAAAGCGCCACGCTGGACGTGCGGGTCGGCGGCGGCTTCCGCACCGTCCTGCGCGAAGACAATGGCGACCGCCACGAGGTGTCGGGCGTCTATGGCGTGGTCGAGCCCGAGCGGCGCCTGGTCTTTAGCTGGGCGTGGGTTTCGACGCCCGAGCGCGTGTCGCGCGTCACCGTCACCTTCCGGCCCCTGACAGACGGGACCGAGGTGACCGTGCAGCACGATCGCCTGGCCGACGAGCAGTCGAAGACCGGCCACACCCGCGGCTGGACGGAGTCCATGGAGCGCCTGGTGCGGCTCTTCATCGGGGATGCGGCATGA